In Tribolium castaneum strain GA2 chromosome 4, icTriCast1.1, whole genome shotgun sequence, one DNA window encodes the following:
- the Ttc7 gene encoding tetratricopeptide repeat protein 7B has translation MTSRAKNVTTRIEVDIEKNREEGNWLKVIELAEQLKEKSPELVCLGDFLIGEGKLENYLEEWPPVEANIDRAKIGLIDAKRYLTLVINDAGIKAGVAMDAHLLLGKLHYASGQYSVALKHFKSAELHNLSQKKLPLRSLRIVAESYAVNGLCLQKDTTSTSKFKKAEKEEEMSKCFGLASDLSLLYMQKLEKEPTGTTGTTGTHSPQPPPSHKSLGIILEQAMQEGPTLSLQLGKPEEALERYRAFLCAVETHGGHAIRLKFMCQMAELILQVLLGDKYAPPLNSLPKPAIWKPKYYASLNQFVPRNECEETLLLLLIAESMAVRNAVLSQSPEFKEVRLSAYQDATRVYDLLTVATVRWGQVTLLQESLERSMKFSFEEPHLWKQHGLSLLATGRYVHALAVLKEVIRLEPNNASNCLLAAKICYEHLNLAVEGTNFSIEAKKKDMQCNSGLIGRCYLYIGIGYYLQAESCLLKKDKEELLNRALENFKNAVEIEPNDHLCHYYLGLQLAVLGKISEAQNHVRISLDLRSESSSTLHLLVLLLTAEREHKNALTIVENALEEYPDCLNLMYVKAHLELHEEGGEKALVTAKQMLELWKNLYEGQLNSDVPECDRKSDTRSVFQLYTSEMSDRDSSSLQLHNTAASRVEQALSEVASSLSSFSPRPGPQRAWMLQVEVWLLLAELYLAMDQPADVQQCIQEATQIYPLSHHIMHMKGLLHMHKQEWPEAKLCFQNAVAINPQHVKSLQELGLVYHYLGLQGLAETTFREAAKIDPKNHITWYNLGKVLEALGEYEKASNAMATALMEEKNNPILPFNSVPLCFE, from the exons atgacaagtagagcaaaaaatgtaacaactCGAATTGAAGTTGATATTGAGAAAAACAGGGAAGAAGGCAACTGGTTGAAGGTCATAGAATTAGCCGAACAACTCAAAGAAAAGTCGCCAGAACTTG TGTGTCTGGGGGACTTTTTAATAGGCGAAGGCAAATTAGAGAATTACTTGGAGGAATGGCCCCCAGTTGAGGCCAACATTGACAGGGCCAAAATTGGCCTAATTGACGCAAAAAGATACCTAACTTTGGTTATCAACGATGCGGGAATTAAG GCAGGCGTTGCAATGGACGCCCACCTCCTCTTGGGTAAGCTCCACTACGCCTCTGGTCAGTACTCTGTTGCCCTTAAACACTTCAAATCGGCCGAACTTCACAACCTCTCGCAGAAAAAACTCCCAct CCGCAGTTTACGCATCGTCGCCGAATCGTACGCCGTCAACGGCCTGTGCCTCCAGAAAGACACGACCTCGACtagcaaattcaaaaaagccGAAAAAGAGGAAGAAATGTCCAAATGTTTCGGTCTCGCCTCCGATTTGAGTCTCCTCTACATGCAAAAACTCGAAAAAGAGCCCACCGGGACAACGGGCACCACAGGCACACACTCCCCCCAGCCGCCACCCTCCCACAAATCCCTCGGGATCATCCTGGAGCAAGCCATGCAGGAAGGACCCACCCTTTCCTTGCAGCTGGGCAAGCCTGAGGAGGCTCTGGAGCGGTACAGGGCCTTCTTGTGTGCGGTTGAAACGCACGGGGGGCACGCCATTCGCTTGAAATTCATGTGTCAGATGGCAGAGTTGATTTTGCAGGTGTTGTTGGGGGATAAATACGCGCCACCGCTCAATTCGCTACCTAAACCTGCCATTTGGAAACCAAAGTATTACGCGTCTTTGAATCAGTTTGTTCCGAGGAATGAGTGCGAGGAGACGCTCTTGTTGCTGCTGATTGCGGAATCGATGGCTGTTAGGAATGCGGTTTTGTCGCAATCGCCAGAGTTTAAGGAAGTTAGGCTGAGTGCGTATCAAGACGCCACCAGGGTTTATGACTTGTTGACGGTGGCCACGGTTAGGTGGGGGCAAGTGACGCTGCTTCAGGAG TCTTTGGAACGCTCCATGAAGTTTTCCTTCGAGGAGCCCCACTTGTGGAAACAACACGGTCTTAGCCTTTTGGCCACCGGCCGCTACGTGCACGCTTTAGCCGTTCTCAAAGAAGTCATCCGTCTTGAACCTAACAATGCTAGTAACTGTTTACTGGCTGCAAAAATCTGCTACGAACACTTAAACCTAGCCGTAGAAGGCACCAATTTCAGTATAGAGGCTAAAAAGAAGGACATGCAATGTAATTCGGGTTTGATCGGCCGTTGTTACCTTTACATAGGCATAGGTTATTACTTACAAGCCGAATCCTGTCTCCTCAAAAAAGACAAGGAGGAATTATTGAATCGGGctttagaaaatttcaaaaacgcgGTCGAGATTGAACCCAACGACCACTTGTGTCACTATTATCTCGGGCTTCAATTGGCGGTCTTGGGTAAGATTAGTGAAGCGCAAAACCACGTCAGGATATCTCTAGATTTACGATCGGAAAGTTCGTCCACGTTACATCTACTAGTGTTGCTTTTAACTGCGGAAAGGGAGCATAAAAACGCCCTAACTATTGTGGAAAACGCCCTAGAGGAGTACCCCGACTGTCTTAATTTAATGTACGTTAAGGCCCACCTAGAACTACACGAAGAAGGGGGCGAGAAGGCTCTAGTAACAGCCAAACAAATGCTCGAGCTGTGGAAAAACCTCTACGAAGGTCAATTAAATTCCGACGTTCCGGAATGCGACCGAAAAAGCGATACACGTTCAGTCTTCCAGTTATACACCTCTGAAATGTCCGACCGGGATTCGA GTTCATTACAGCTGCACAACACCGCGGCTTCGAGAGTCGAGCAAGCCCTAAGTGAAGTCGCGAGTTCGTTGAGTAGTTTTAGCCCGCGGCCTGGCCCGCAGAGGGCGTGGATGTTGCAAGTTGAGGTATGGTTACTGTTGGCTGAACTGTACTTAGCGATGGACCAACCGGCCGATGTGCAACAATGTATACAAGAAGCCACGCAAATATACCCCTTAAGTCACCATATAATGCATATG AAAGGGCTGCTGCACATGCATAAGCAGGAGTGGCCCGAGGCGAAACTGTGCTTCCAAAATGCTGTCGCGATCAATCCACAGCATGTCAAGTCGCTGCAAGAGCTGGGGTTGGTTTACCACTATCTGGGGTTGCAAGGGTTGGCCGAGACCACGTTCAGGGAGGCGGCGAAAATCGACCCCAAAAATCACATCACATG GTATAATTTAGGTAAGGTGTTGGAGGCGCTAGGCGAGTACGAGAAGGCGAGCAATGCGATGGCGACGGCCCTCATGgaggaaaaaaataatccgATACTTCCCTTCAATTCAGTTCctctttgttttgaataa
- the Ide gene encoding insulin-degrading enzyme: MQFIKHTFLFVKKLTDNRFKSFYLYSTVSLTANKSTTTNKMENTPNLVLRRVENIIKSQEDKRLYRGLELANHMKVLLVSDPTTDKSAAAMDVNVGFMSDPRDVYGLAHFCEHMLFLGTKKYPNENDYNKYLSEHGGSSNAATYPDHTIYYFDIVPDELNNALDRFSQFFIAPLFTESATDREMNAVNSEHEKNIPNDVWRKDQLDKHLADPKHPYHTFGTGNRHTLDTLPKEKNINVRDELLKFHDKWYSSNIMCLAVLGKESLDDLEQMVVKLFSEVKDKAIAAPRWEEHPFKDEHFGTCVYMYPIKDVRNLNIVFPCRDLQEYYKSSPSHYISHLMGHEGPGSILSTLKARGWSNNLVAGSRPAPRGLGFFGVTVDLTEEGIKHIDDIVELIFQYLNMLKRQGPQKWVQDENRDIGNMLFRFKDKESPRSYIAGLVHTLQDYSMEDVLSCMYLFSEWRPDIIEQVWNDFVPEKIRIVVLAKQYENELDQVEPWYGTKYKVAKIPEKTLERWRKSELSGDFKLPEKNEFIPTDFELYPIDKEVTEHPVIIQDTALTRVWFKQDETFLLPKANVMFDFVSPLAYLDPLNCNLTHMLVQLFRDALNEYAYAAELAGLKWELINTKYGLILAIGGYSNKQHIFLDKVMEKLTNFKIDPKRFEICKENYIRNLKNFAAEQPYQHAVYYLAALLTEHSWTKQELLATTEQLTIDKLEAFIPQILSKMHIECLIHGNANKEKALQLVQIVEDRLLSTLNMSPLLPRQLLLNRELKLEDGCNYVYEVQNEVHKESCIELYYQCGLQSKENNMKLELFAQIVQEPCFDILRTKEQLGYIVFSGIRRSNGVQGLRIIVQSDKHPVRLDERIEEFLKNMLSYLKNMSEEEFARHREALAAQRLEKPKQLSTQTNIFWGEITSQQYHFDRANVEVAYLRTLTKEDIIDFYKSLLEENAQFRKKLSVHVVSMADGGAGKMAASDKEYTVDSKGTVVCDITVFKSSHEMHPLVQPYINITRKGNKCKL; this comes from the exons ATGCAGTTCATAAAACACACTTTCCTTTTTGTCAAGAAGTTAACTGACAATCGGTTCAAATCGTTTTACTTGTACAG TACTGTAAGTCTAACCGCAAATAAGTCAACCACCACAAACAAAATGGAAAACACACCAAACTTAGTCTTACGAAGAGTCGAGAATATAATCAAATCCCAAGAAGACAAGCGGCTTTATCGGGGTTTGGAGCTTGCAAATCACATGAAAGTTTTGCTTGTGAGTGACCCCACAACCGACAAATCCGCCGCTGCCATGGATGTCAACGTTG GTTTCATGAGCGACCCACGAGATGTCTATGGTTTGGCCCATTTCTGCGAACATATGCTCTTTCTGGGCACCAAAAAATACCCCAATGAGAACGACTACAATAAATACTTGAGTGAACATGGGGGGAGCAGTAACGCAGCCACCTATCCCGACCACACAATTTACTACTTTGACATAGTACCTGATGAATTAAATAATGCTCTGGATCGGTTTTCGCAGTTTTTTATCGCCCCGTTGTTTACCGAATCGGCCACTGATCGGGAGATGAATGCTGTGAATTCCGAACACGAAAAAAATATCCCTAATGATGTGTGGAGAAAGGACCAGTTGGACAAACATTTGGCTGATCCAAAGCACCCTTACCACACGTTCGGGACAG GCAACAGACATACTTTGGATACGCTCCcgaaggaaaaaaatattaacgtGCGAGATGAGCTGTTAAAGTTTCACGACAAGTGGTATTCATCAAACATCATGTGTCTGGCTGTCCTAGGAAAAG AAAGTCTTGATGACTTGGAACAAATGGTTGTAAAATTGTTCTCTGAGGTGAAAGACAAGGCCATTGCGGCCCCCAGGTGGGAGGAGCACCCGTTCAAGGACGAGCACTTTGGTACTTGTGTCTACATGTACCCCATCAAGGACGTCCGGAATTTGAACATAGTGTTCCCCTGCCGTGACCTTCAAGAGTACTACAAGTCGTCA CCTTCGCACTACATCAGTCACCTAATGGGGCACGAGGGCCCCGGCAGTATTTTATCGACGCTTAAAGCCCGCGGTTGGTCGAATAATTTAGTCGCTGGTAGTAGGCCAGCGCCACGCGGGTTGGGTTTTTTTGGGGTCACTGTGGATTTAACAGAAGAGGGCATAAAGCATATTGACGATATCGTCGAACTGATTTTCCAATATTTGAACATGTTGAAGCGTCAAGGGCCCCAAAAGTGGGTGCAGGATGAGAACAGGGACATCGGCAATATGCTGTTTAGGTTTAAGGATAAGGAATCTCCAAGGAGTTACATTGCAGGCCTAGTTCACACGCTACAA gatTACAGTATGGAGGACGTGTTAAGTTGTATGTATTTGTTTTCTGAATGGAGACCGGATATTATTGAACAAGTCTGGAATGATTTTGTTCCGGAAAAAATCCg aaTCGTAGTCTTGGCTAAACAGTACGAGAATGAGTTGGATCAAGTCGAGCCTTGGTACGGTACTAAGTATAAAGTGGCAAAGATTCCGGAAAAAACGCTAGAAAGGTGGCGAAAGTCCGAACTTTCTGGTGATTTTAAGTTGCCGGAAAAGAATGAGTTCATTCCGACCGATTTTGAGTTGTACCCAATCGATAAAGAA gtTACGGAACATCCGGTAATTATTCAAGACACTGCTCTGACGAGAGTTTGGTTTAAACAAGACGAAACGTTTTTGTTACCGAAAGCAAACGTCATGTTTGATTTCGTCAG tccCTTGGCATATTTAGATCCTCTCAATTGTAATCTGACCCACATGCTGGTCCAATTGTTCCGAGACGCTTTAAACGAATATGCCTATGCCGCTGAACTTGCCGGCTTAAAGTGGGAACTTATCAATACAAAATACGGCCTAATC CTCGCCATTGGAGGTTACAGCAATAAGCAACACATATTTTTAGATAAGGTGATGGAGAAATTGACGAATTTTAAAATCGATCCGAAACGATTTGAAATTTGCAAAGAAAAC TACATTCgtaatttgaaaaactttgcgGCTGAGCAGCCCTACCAGCACGCTGTGTATTATTTGGCCGCTCTTTTGACCGAGCATTCCTGGACGAAACAGGAGCTCTTGGCTACGACCGAAC AGCTCACGATTGATAAGTTGGAGGCGTTCATTCCCCAAATCCTGTCAAAAATGCACATCGAGTGCCTAATTCACGGTAACGCAAACAAGGAAAAGGCGCTTCAGTTGGTGCAAATCGTCGAAGACCGTCTTCTCTCAACCCTAAACATGTCACCGTTGCTTCCGCGACAGTTGCTATTAAATCGCGAGTTGAAACTTGAAGACGGTTGTAATTACGTTTACGAAGTCCAGAATGAAGTCCACAAGGAGTCTTGCATCGAATTGTACTACCAGTGCGGGCTCCAGTCGAAGGAGAACAACATGAAGTTGGAGTTATTTGCTCAAATTGTCCAAGAGCCGTGTTTCGATATTTTACGGACGAAGGAACAGCTGGGGTATATTGTTTTTAGCGGCATTCGGCGGTCGAATGGGGTGCAAGGGTTGAGGATTATCGTGCAGTCCGACAAACACCCGGTGCGTTTGGACGAACGTATCGaagagtttttgaaaaatatgttg AGTTATTTGAAGAACATGTCGGAGGAAGAGTTTGCAAGACACCGGGAGGCGCTAGCTGCTCAAAGACTAGAAAAACCGAAGCAGTTGTCCACTCAGACTAACATTTTCTGGGGGGAGATCACCTCACAGCAGTACCACTTTGACAGGGCCAATGTCGAAGTGGCCTATTTGCGGACCCTGACCAAGGAGGACATCATCGATTTTTACAAG AGTTTGTTGGAGGAAAACGCCCAGTTTCGTAAAAAGCTCTCTGTCCATGTGGTTTCAATGGCGGATGGGGGGGCTGGCAAAATGGCGGCCAGTGATAAGGAATACACTGTTGATAGCAAGGGGACGGTTGTTTGTGATATCACGGTGTTTAAAAGCTCGCACGAAATGCATCCTCTTGTTCAGCCTTACATTAACATTACGAGAAAAGGAAACAAGTGTAAACTCTGA
- the LOC660645 gene encoding uncharacterized protein LOC660645, which produces MVSSNWGYPDPEKPSEELSPNNEIIMATDTDTDEEENPYNDYQPLPTNDVPDVEGSNSSDNEEGAVANVDSLPPITPMEETLVKEVWTGPAPQAVDIVMDSNKVNEVKQAMVNFTLPASSIPEWANNIPEEQWKQQLINRLQSLQKK; this is translated from the coding sequence ATGGTTTCGTCGAATTGGGGCTATCCAGACCCGGAAAAACCGTCTGAGGAGTTGTCCCCCAACAATGAAATTATCATGGCCACTGATACAGACACAGACGAGGAGGAAAATCCCTATAATGACTATCAACCTCTCCCAACTAACGATGTCCCGGATGTTGAAGGCTCAAATAGCAGTGATAATGAAGAAGGAGCTGTGGCTAACGTTGACTCTTTGCCCCCCATCACACCCATGGAAGAAACTCTAGTGAAGGAAGTCTGGACGGGGCCTGCCCCCCAAGCAGTTGATATAGTGATGGACAGCAATAAAGTGAACGAAGTGAAACAAGCCATGGTCAATTTTACGCTACCAGCAAGCTCTATACCAGAATGGGCAAATAACATTCCAGAGGAGCAGTGGAAACAACAGCTAATCAATAGGTTACAAAGCTTGcagaaaaaatag
- the LOC660922 gene encoding uncharacterized protein LOC660922 isoform X2 yields MNLMFRKNFREQKSGVASKTSKACANRHASKRASREQGYTPMEEHHYRTHLFFNPSRCSYAQAAEDMDEPRCGPMTGAGGEPLPPLQSSAISPPMTESDLPQPLVVRTPSVSMMKWPTTPSPTKTTPTRQVSFNYGNGNTETARTLSGLERDCFIIPVHSLDRFLPAGVPMPKPPANGNSLDRKSQGNLHVMEVPDPKLCVLCHLMSPLEPIDPVLESPLVQPLFKQRVTAGELLSEISQSKTAVTGMLLANMERNAEFPFISYYVINTSQTNPVMFYNNIRTASLTKFDPRQLRYTAAHTLDLYTEVASICRPPVHEIGVSLTKTHTSTTGYMVSVYKVFEGDDREKFERNWLYWTGARMIYRYLPAAAGLRRISLHKSLSPKGDKMYILICECCNLLSDVTVCALILPALRARLTGYTGIFRPIQTF; encoded by the exons ATGAATCTGATGTTCCGGAAAAACTTCCGGGAGCAAAAAAGCGGCGTCGCGAGCAAAACTTCGAAAGCTTGTGCCAACAGACATGCGAGCAAGAGGGCCAGTCGGGAGCAGGGGTACACCCCCATGGAGGAGCACCACTATCGGACACATCTGTTCTTCAACCCGTCGAGATGTAGTTACGCTCAGGCGGCTGAAGACATGGACG AACCGCGTTGCGGTCCTATGACTGGAGCGGGCGGGGAACCCTTGCCGCCTCTGCAGTCGTCTGCGATATCTCCTCCGATGACGGAGTCCGACCTGCCCCAGCCTTTGGTCGTTCGAACTCCTTCTGTCTCGATGATGAAGTGGCCTACGACGCCGTCGCCCACCAAAACCACCCCCACCAGACAA GTTAGTTTCAACTACGGGAATGGGAATACGGAGACTGCGAGGACCTTGTCTGGTCTTGAAAGGGACTGCTTTATCATCCCGGTTCACAGTTTAGATAGGTTTCTTCCAGCAGGAGTACCAATGCCA AAACCCCCGGCTAACGGGAATTCTTTGGACAGAAAGTCCCAAGGGAACTTACATGTGATGGAG GTGCCTGATCCAAAACTGTGTGTCTTATGCCATTTAATGAGTCCCTTGGAGCCCATCGACCCCGTTTTGGAGTCACCCTTGGTCCAGCCCTTATTCAAGCAAAGAGTAACAGCCGGGGAACTACTTAGCGAAATTTCCCAATCGAAAACGGCGGTCACTGGGATGCTATTAGCCAACATGGAACGCAACG CCGAATTCCCTTTCATATCATATTATGTGATAAACACCTCACAAACAAATCCTGTGATGTTTTACAATAATATTCGCACTGCCAGCCTGACCAAGTTCGACCCTCGACAACTTAGGTATACAGCGGCGCATACTCTAGATCTTTACACAG AAGTGGCATCGATTTGTCGACCTCCGGTCCACGAAATCGGGGTTTCACTCACAAAAACGCACACTTCGACGACGGGATACATGGTTTCGGTGTACAAAGTGTTTGAGGGAGATGACAGGGAGAAGTTTGAGCGGAACTGGTTGTACTGGACTGGGGCCCGGATGATCTATAGGTATCTCCCGGCGGCGGCCGGACTGAGGAGAATCTCCTTGCACAAGTCGCTCAGTCCCAAAGGGGACAAGATGTACATTTTGATTTGTGAATGCTGTAATCTACTGAGCGACGTCACGGTTTGTGCGCTCATTTTACCAGCGTTGAGGGCGCGACTGACAGGGTACACCGGAATTTTTAGACCAATACAAACATTCTAA
- the Cam gene encoding calmodulin — MADQLTEEQIAEFKEAFSLFDKDGDGTITTKELGTVMRSLGQNPTEAELQDMINEVDADGNGTIDFPEFLTMMARKMKDTDSEEEIREAFRVFDKDGNGFISAAELRHVMTNLGEKLTDEEVDEMIREADIDGDGQVNYEEFVTMMTSK, encoded by the exons ATG GCTGACCAACTCACCGAGGAGCAGATCGCCGAGTTCAAAGAGGCTTTTTCGCTGTTCGACAAGGACGGCGATGGCACGATCACTACCAAAGAATTAGGAACTGTTATGAGATCACTAGGACAAAATCCCACGGAGGCAGAACTCCAGGATATGATCAATGAAGTAGATGCCGATG GTAATGGTACAATCGATTTTCCTGAGTTCCTAACGATGATGGCCCGTAAAATGAAGGACACCGATAGTGAAGAAGAAATTCGCGAGGCATTCCGAGTATTCGACAAAGACGGCAACGGTTTCATTTCGGCAGCCGAATTGCGTCACGTGATGACAAACCTCGGTGAGAAGTTAACCGATGAAGAAGTCGATGAAATGATCCGAGAAGCTGATATAGACGGCGACGGTCAGGTCAATTACGAAG AGTTCGTTACTATGATGACTTCAAAATGA
- the LOC660922 gene encoding uncharacterized protein LOC660922 isoform X1 codes for MNLMFRKNFREQKSGVASKTSKACANRHASKRASREQGYTPMEEHHYRTHLFFNPSRCSYAQAAEDMDGTATEPRCGPMTGAGGEPLPPLQSSAISPPMTESDLPQPLVVRTPSVSMMKWPTTPSPTKTTPTRQVSFNYGNGNTETARTLSGLERDCFIIPVHSLDRFLPAGVPMPKPPANGNSLDRKSQGNLHVMEVPDPKLCVLCHLMSPLEPIDPVLESPLVQPLFKQRVTAGELLSEISQSKTAVTGMLLANMERNAEFPFISYYVINTSQTNPVMFYNNIRTASLTKFDPRQLRYTAAHTLDLYTEVASICRPPVHEIGVSLTKTHTSTTGYMVSVYKVFEGDDREKFERNWLYWTGARMIYRYLPAAAGLRRISLHKSLSPKGDKMYILICECCNLLSDVTVCALILPALRARLTGYTGIFRPIQTF; via the exons ATGAATCTGATGTTCCGGAAAAACTTCCGGGAGCAAAAAAGCGGCGTCGCGAGCAAAACTTCGAAAGCTTGTGCCAACAGACATGCGAGCAAGAGGGCCAGTCGGGAGCAGGGGTACACCCCCATGGAGGAGCACCACTATCGGACACATCTGTTCTTCAACCCGTCGAGATGTAGTTACGCTCAGGCGGCTGAAGACATGGACG GGACCGCCACAG AACCGCGTTGCGGTCCTATGACTGGAGCGGGCGGGGAACCCTTGCCGCCTCTGCAGTCGTCTGCGATATCTCCTCCGATGACGGAGTCCGACCTGCCCCAGCCTTTGGTCGTTCGAACTCCTTCTGTCTCGATGATGAAGTGGCCTACGACGCCGTCGCCCACCAAAACCACCCCCACCAGACAA GTTAGTTTCAACTACGGGAATGGGAATACGGAGACTGCGAGGACCTTGTCTGGTCTTGAAAGGGACTGCTTTATCATCCCGGTTCACAGTTTAGATAGGTTTCTTCCAGCAGGAGTACCAATGCCA AAACCCCCGGCTAACGGGAATTCTTTGGACAGAAAGTCCCAAGGGAACTTACATGTGATGGAG GTGCCTGATCCAAAACTGTGTGTCTTATGCCATTTAATGAGTCCCTTGGAGCCCATCGACCCCGTTTTGGAGTCACCCTTGGTCCAGCCCTTATTCAAGCAAAGAGTAACAGCCGGGGAACTACTTAGCGAAATTTCCCAATCGAAAACGGCGGTCACTGGGATGCTATTAGCCAACATGGAACGCAACG CCGAATTCCCTTTCATATCATATTATGTGATAAACACCTCACAAACAAATCCTGTGATGTTTTACAATAATATTCGCACTGCCAGCCTGACCAAGTTCGACCCTCGACAACTTAGGTATACAGCGGCGCATACTCTAGATCTTTACACAG AAGTGGCATCGATTTGTCGACCTCCGGTCCACGAAATCGGGGTTTCACTCACAAAAACGCACACTTCGACGACGGGATACATGGTTTCGGTGTACAAAGTGTTTGAGGGAGATGACAGGGAGAAGTTTGAGCGGAACTGGTTGTACTGGACTGGGGCCCGGATGATCTATAGGTATCTCCCGGCGGCGGCCGGACTGAGGAGAATCTCCTTGCACAAGTCGCTCAGTCCCAAAGGGGACAAGATGTACATTTTGATTTGTGAATGCTGTAATCTACTGAGCGACGTCACGGTTTGTGCGCTCATTTTACCAGCGTTGAGGGCGCGACTGACAGGGTACACCGGAATTTTTAGACCAATACAAACATTCTAA
- the LOC660922 gene encoding uncharacterized protein LOC660922 isoform X3 → MTGAGGEPLPPLQSSAISPPMTESDLPQPLVVRTPSVSMMKWPTTPSPTKTTPTRQVSFNYGNGNTETARTLSGLERDCFIIPVHSLDRFLPAGVPMPKPPANGNSLDRKSQGNLHVMEVPDPKLCVLCHLMSPLEPIDPVLESPLVQPLFKQRVTAGELLSEISQSKTAVTGMLLANMERNAEFPFISYYVINTSQTNPVMFYNNIRTASLTKFDPRQLRYTAAHTLDLYTEVASICRPPVHEIGVSLTKTHTSTTGYMVSVYKVFEGDDREKFERNWLYWTGARMIYRYLPAAAGLRRISLHKSLSPKGDKMYILICECCNLLSDVTVCALILPALRARLTGYTGIFRPIQTF, encoded by the exons ATGACTGGAGCGGGCGGGGAACCCTTGCCGCCTCTGCAGTCGTCTGCGATATCTCCTCCGATGACGGAGTCCGACCTGCCCCAGCCTTTGGTCGTTCGAACTCCTTCTGTCTCGATGATGAAGTGGCCTACGACGCCGTCGCCCACCAAAACCACCCCCACCAGACAA GTTAGTTTCAACTACGGGAATGGGAATACGGAGACTGCGAGGACCTTGTCTGGTCTTGAAAGGGACTGCTTTATCATCCCGGTTCACAGTTTAGATAGGTTTCTTCCAGCAGGAGTACCAATGCCA AAACCCCCGGCTAACGGGAATTCTTTGGACAGAAAGTCCCAAGGGAACTTACATGTGATGGAG GTGCCTGATCCAAAACTGTGTGTCTTATGCCATTTAATGAGTCCCTTGGAGCCCATCGACCCCGTTTTGGAGTCACCCTTGGTCCAGCCCTTATTCAAGCAAAGAGTAACAGCCGGGGAACTACTTAGCGAAATTTCCCAATCGAAAACGGCGGTCACTGGGATGCTATTAGCCAACATGGAACGCAACG CCGAATTCCCTTTCATATCATATTATGTGATAAACACCTCACAAACAAATCCTGTGATGTTTTACAATAATATTCGCACTGCCAGCCTGACCAAGTTCGACCCTCGACAACTTAGGTATACAGCGGCGCATACTCTAGATCTTTACACAG AAGTGGCATCGATTTGTCGACCTCCGGTCCACGAAATCGGGGTTTCACTCACAAAAACGCACACTTCGACGACGGGATACATGGTTTCGGTGTACAAAGTGTTTGAGGGAGATGACAGGGAGAAGTTTGAGCGGAACTGGTTGTACTGGACTGGGGCCCGGATGATCTATAGGTATCTCCCGGCGGCGGCCGGACTGAGGAGAATCTCCTTGCACAAGTCGCTCAGTCCCAAAGGGGACAAGATGTACATTTTGATTTGTGAATGCTGTAATCTACTGAGCGACGTCACGGTTTGTGCGCTCATTTTACCAGCGTTGAGGGCGCGACTGACAGGGTACACCGGAATTTTTAGACCAATACAAACATTCTAA